A genome region from Panthera uncia isolate 11264 chromosome A3 unlocalized genomic scaffold, Puncia_PCG_1.0 HiC_scaffold_11, whole genome shotgun sequence includes the following:
- the FBXO48 gene encoding F-box only protein 48 yields the protein MQKSLKRNNNSRVSGIKLNSVDAEKEKKESQKTFVELLPPEVTFKIFSQLDIRSLCRASITCRSWNYTVRNSDSLWKPHCLTLRAVCQREVDDDLESGYSWRVILLRNYQKSKVKHEWLSGRYSNICSPLSLPEKIMYPMDVDTWGEILEAELER from the exons ATGCAGAAAAGCCTCAAGAGGAACAATAATTCAAGAGTTTCTGGCATAAAATTGAATTCTGTGGAtgctgagaaggaaaagaaagagagtcaAAAGACCTTTGTTGAACTGTTGCCTCCAGaagtcacttttaaaattttcagtcaGCTGGACATTCGGAGTTTGTGCAGGGCTTCCATAACTTGCAGGAGCTGGAATTACACAGTAAGAAACAGTGACTCCTTATGGAAACCTCATTGCTTGACCTTAAGAGCTGTGTGCCAAAGAGAAGTAGACGATGATCTAGAAAGTGGATATTCCTGGAGA GTAATACTACTGAGGAATTACCAGAAGAGTAAAGTGAAACACGAATGGCTAAGTGGCAGATACAGCAACATATGTTCTCCTCTTAGCCTACCAGAAAAAATCATGTACCCAATGGATGTAGATACATGGGGGGAAATTCTAGAAGCAGAACTGGAAAGATAA